From a single Nymphaea colorata isolate Beijing-Zhang1983 chromosome 4, ASM883128v2, whole genome shotgun sequence genomic region:
- the LOC116253302 gene encoding probable rRNA-processing protein EBP2 homolog isoform X1 has protein sequence MATGPLLKKVATRKKTKKSSKAYLLWKSGCMCFKGLLFEDFDERRTSHSFGEFSGFMAYATVRAYQLSSNDMHLKRQQEKLGRVQPEEKQLLFNEEEMEDEFASEESEEEKRDEEPEEEIDDEDEDDDEDERLIEPSKEAIYDAEGLRSKLADISWPENVDWIHKLCIDFDPGQEIDVNDDLTRELAFYTQALEGTKQAFEKLQSMGIPFLRPPDYYAEMVKSDSHMVKVKGKLLMEKKKLEEAEERRKAREAKRIAKEVQAQKLKEKAKQKKEEIESVKKWRKQRQRSGFSGGKDEMNFDEGPKKPFARTNKLRRGVAAGDRAGGHGRKGKPGKNREMRNAKYGFGGGKGKKRQNTAETTNDLRGFNQGDAKRSKKRRQQH, from the exons GCTTATCTTTTGTGGAAGTCTGGCTGTATGTGTTTCAAAGGACTACTCTTTGAAGATTTTGACGAAAGGAGAACTTCTCATAGTTTTGGAGAATTCTCGGGCTTTATGGCTTATGCTACTGTAAGAGCATATCAGTTGTCCTCTAATGACATGCATTTAAAGAGGCAACAGGAGAAG CTCGGGAGGGTACAGCCTGAAGAAAAGCAACTCTTGTTTAACGAGGAAGAAATGGAAGATGAATTCGCTTCAGAAGAatctgaagaagaaaaaagagacgAGGAAccagaagaagaaatagatgatgaggatgaagatgatgatgaagatgaaagaTTGATTGAGCCCAGCAAGGAAGCTATCTATGATGCTGAAGGTCTCCGTTCTAAGCTTGCTGATATCTCTTGGCCTGAAAATGTGGACTGGATACACAAACTTTGCATTGATTTTGACCCTGGGCAAGAGATAGATGTAAATGATGACCTGACTCGGGAGCTAGCTTTCTATACACAGGCATTGGAAGGAACAAAGCAGGCATTTGAAAAACTGCAGTCCATGGGAATTCCCTTCCTCAGGCCTCCAGACTACTATGCTGAGATGGTGAAGAGCGACTCTCACATGGTTAAGGTGAAGGGCAAGCTCCtgatggaaaagaagaagttgGAAGAAGCTGAAGAGCGAAGGAAAGCAAGGGAGGCAAAACGAATAGCCAAGGAAGTCCAGGCACAGAAGCTGAAGGAGAAAGCCaagcaaaagaaagaggagattGAATCAGTAAAGAAGTGGAGGAAACAGAGGCAGCGTAGCGGGTTCTCTGGAGGGAAAGATGAGATGAATTTCGATGAAGGTCCAAAAAAGCCATTTGCGAGGACGAATAAATTGAGGCGTGGGGTGGCTGCTGGTGATAGAGCGGGTGGTCATGGAAGGAAAGGTAAACCTGGAAAGAACAGAGAAATGAGGAATGCCAAGTACGGCTTTGGAGGAGGGAAAGGTAAGAAGAGACAGAACACTGCAGAAACAACTAATGATCTCAGGGGCTTTAACCAGGGTGATGCTAAACGAAGTAAGAAAAGGAGACAGCAGCACTAG
- the LOC116253302 gene encoding probable rRNA-processing protein EBP2 homolog isoform X3, with translation MATGPLLKKVATRKKTKKSSKLGRVQPEEKQLLFNEEEMEDEFASEESEEEKRDEEPEEEIDDEDEDDDEDERLIEPSKEAIYDAEGLRSKLADISWPENVDWIHKLCIDFDPGQEIDVNDDLTRELAFYTQALEGTKQAFEKLQSMGIPFLRPPDYYAEMVKSDSHMVKVKGKLLMEKKKLEEAEERRKAREAKRIAKEVQAQKLKEKAKQKKEEIESVKKWRKQRQRSGFSGGKDEMNFDEGPKKPFARTNKLRRGVAAGDRAGGHGRKGKPGKNREMRNAKYGFGGGKGKKRQNTAETTNDLRGFNQGDAKRSKKRRQQH, from the coding sequence CTCGGGAGGGTACAGCCTGAAGAAAAGCAACTCTTGTTTAACGAGGAAGAAATGGAAGATGAATTCGCTTCAGAAGAatctgaagaagaaaaaagagacgAGGAAccagaagaagaaatagatgatgaggatgaagatgatgatgaagatgaaagaTTGATTGAGCCCAGCAAGGAAGCTATCTATGATGCTGAAGGTCTCCGTTCTAAGCTTGCTGATATCTCTTGGCCTGAAAATGTGGACTGGATACACAAACTTTGCATTGATTTTGACCCTGGGCAAGAGATAGATGTAAATGATGACCTGACTCGGGAGCTAGCTTTCTATACACAGGCATTGGAAGGAACAAAGCAGGCATTTGAAAAACTGCAGTCCATGGGAATTCCCTTCCTCAGGCCTCCAGACTACTATGCTGAGATGGTGAAGAGCGACTCTCACATGGTTAAGGTGAAGGGCAAGCTCCtgatggaaaagaagaagttgGAAGAAGCTGAAGAGCGAAGGAAAGCAAGGGAGGCAAAACGAATAGCCAAGGAAGTCCAGGCACAGAAGCTGAAGGAGAAAGCCaagcaaaagaaagaggagattGAATCAGTAAAGAAGTGGAGGAAACAGAGGCAGCGTAGCGGGTTCTCTGGAGGGAAAGATGAGATGAATTTCGATGAAGGTCCAAAAAAGCCATTTGCGAGGACGAATAAATTGAGGCGTGGGGTGGCTGCTGGTGATAGAGCGGGTGGTCATGGAAGGAAAGGTAAACCTGGAAAGAACAGAGAAATGAGGAATGCCAAGTACGGCTTTGGAGGAGGGAAAGGTAAGAAGAGACAGAACACTGCAGAAACAACTAATGATCTCAGGGGCTTTAACCAGGGTGATGCTAAACGAAGTAAGAAAAGGAGACAGCAGCACTAG
- the LOC116252313 gene encoding ubiquitin-fold modifier-conjugating enzyme 1 has translation MEGWDTKTKTTLTKIPLLTVKAGPRDGAAWTERLKEEYKALIAYMTMNKSNDNDWFRITGSPDGTRWTGKCWYVHNLLKYEFDLQFDIPVTYPATAPEIELPQLDGKTAKMYRGGKICLTVHFKPLWAKNCPRFGIAHALCLGLAPWLAAEVPNLVETGMVKHKDDTAPSIAA, from the exons atgGAGGGGTGGGATACGAAGACGAAGACGACGCTGACGAAGATACCGCTGCTGACGGTGAAGGCGGGGCCGAGGGACGGGGCGGCGTGGACGGAGCGGCTGAAGGAGGAGTACAAGGCCCTCATCGCCTACATGACCATGAACAAGTCCAACGACAACGACTGGTTCAGGATCACCGGCAGCCCCGACGGAACTCGCTGGACCGGCAAGTGCTGGTACGTTCACAATCTCCTCAAGTACGAGTTTGACCTCCAGTTTGACATCCCCGTCACTTACCCAGCCACCGCCCCCGAGATTGAGCTTCCCCAGCTCGACGGCAAAACTGCCAAG ATGTATCGAGGAGGGAAGATTTGTCTTACTGTGCATTTCAAGCCGCTGTGGGCGAAAAATTG CCCAAGGTTTGGAATTGCGCATGCTCTCTGCTTGGGTCTTGCTCCTTGGCTCGCAGCTGAGGTCCCTAACCTTGTTGAGACTGGCATGGTAAAACACAAGGATGATACAGCTCCTTCCATCGCTGCTTAG
- the LOC116253302 gene encoding probable rRNA-processing protein EBP2 homolog isoform X2 produces MEDEFASEESEEEKRDEEPEEEIDDEDEDDDEDERLIEPSKEAIYDAEGLRSKLADISWPENVDWIHKLCIDFDPGQEIDVNDDLTRELAFYTQALEGTKQAFEKLQSMGIPFLRPPDYYAEMVKSDSHMVKVKGKLLMEKKKLEEAEERRKAREAKRIAKEVQAQKLKEKAKQKKEEIESVKKWRKQRQRSGFSGGKDEMNFDEGPKKPFARTNKLRRGVAAGDRAGGHGRKGKPGKNREMRNAKYGFGGGKGKKRQNTAETTNDLRGFNQGDAKRSKKRRQQH; encoded by the coding sequence ATGGAAGATGAATTCGCTTCAGAAGAatctgaagaagaaaaaagagacgAGGAAccagaagaagaaatagatgatgaggatgaagatgatgatgaagatgaaagaTTGATTGAGCCCAGCAAGGAAGCTATCTATGATGCTGAAGGTCTCCGTTCTAAGCTTGCTGATATCTCTTGGCCTGAAAATGTGGACTGGATACACAAACTTTGCATTGATTTTGACCCTGGGCAAGAGATAGATGTAAATGATGACCTGACTCGGGAGCTAGCTTTCTATACACAGGCATTGGAAGGAACAAAGCAGGCATTTGAAAAACTGCAGTCCATGGGAATTCCCTTCCTCAGGCCTCCAGACTACTATGCTGAGATGGTGAAGAGCGACTCTCACATGGTTAAGGTGAAGGGCAAGCTCCtgatggaaaagaagaagttgGAAGAAGCTGAAGAGCGAAGGAAAGCAAGGGAGGCAAAACGAATAGCCAAGGAAGTCCAGGCACAGAAGCTGAAGGAGAAAGCCaagcaaaagaaagaggagattGAATCAGTAAAGAAGTGGAGGAAACAGAGGCAGCGTAGCGGGTTCTCTGGAGGGAAAGATGAGATGAATTTCGATGAAGGTCCAAAAAAGCCATTTGCGAGGACGAATAAATTGAGGCGTGGGGTGGCTGCTGGTGATAGAGCGGGTGGTCATGGAAGGAAAGGTAAACCTGGAAAGAACAGAGAAATGAGGAATGCCAAGTACGGCTTTGGAGGAGGGAAAGGTAAGAAGAGACAGAACACTGCAGAAACAACTAATGATCTCAGGGGCTTTAACCAGGGTGATGCTAAACGAAGTAAGAAAAGGAGACAGCAGCACTAG